The Sesamum indicum cultivar Zhongzhi No. 13 linkage group LG6, S_indicum_v1.0, whole genome shotgun sequence genome has a segment encoding these proteins:
- the LOC105165699 gene encoding GDSL esterase/lipase At5g33370 isoform X2 — MSSPITILAVLVATVAVVVLPAEGARAFFVFGDSLVDNGNNNYLVTTARADSPPYGIDYPTRRPTGRFSNGYNIPDLISQALGAESTLAYLNPELRGEKLLVGANFASAGIGILNDTGIQFANIIRIYQQLGFFEQYQRRVSGLIGEDETIQLVNGALVLITLGGNDFVNNYFLTPITIRRLQFNLQDYSKYLISEYKKILMRLYDLGARRVLVTGTGPLGCVPAVLATRSRNGECAVEPQRAAAIFNPLLVQMIGALNQEIGSNVFVAVNAMEMQNDFITNPQAFGLLIPKLHLHSNLT; from the exons ATGTCTTCTCCCATTACCATTTTAGCTGTTCTCGTCGCCACCGTGGCGGTGGTGGTGCTGCCGGCGGAGGGCGCCCGTGCGTTCTTCGTGTTTGGCGACTCACTGGTGGATAACGGCAATAACAACTATTTGGTCACCACGGCCAGGGCGGACTCGCCGCCCTATGGCATTGATTACCCTACACGCCGCCCCACTGGCCGCTTCTCCAATGGATACAACATTCCGGATCTCataa gtcaAGCGCTTGGTGCAGAATCAACACTGGCCTACTTGAACCCCGAGTTGAGAGGGGAAAAACTGCTGGTTGGAGCAAACTTTGCCTCTGCAGGAATTGGAATTCTCAATGATACCGGGATTCAGTTT GCAAACATAATAAGGATCTACCAGCAGTTGGGGTTCTTCGAACAGTACCAGAGGCGGGTGAGTGGCCTAATTGGTGAAGACGAGACTATACAGCTTGTGAACGGGGCTCTTGTACTCATCACTCTGGGTGGCAATGACTTTGTCAACAATTACTTCCTTACCCCCATTACTATAAGAAGGCTTCAGTTTAATCTTCAGGACTACTCCAAGTATCTCATCTCTGAGTACAAGAAGATCTTAATG AGGCTATATGATCTGGGAGCGCGAAGGGTACTAGTAACTGGAACCGGACCGCTAGGCTGTGTGCCGGCGGTGCTTGCGACGAGGAGCAGAAATGGGGAGTGTGCGGTGGAGCCACAACGCGCGGCCGCCATATTCAACCCCCTTCTCGTCCAAATGATTGGAGCTCTGAATCAAGAGATCGGCTCCAATGTTTTTGTAGCCGTTAATGCAATGGAAATGCAGAACGATTTCATCACCAACCCTCAAGCCTTCGGTCTGCTTATCCCAAAACTACACCTACATTCAAATCTGAcctaa
- the LOC105165699 gene encoding GDSL esterase/lipase At5g33370 isoform X1, translating to MSSPITILAVLVATVAVVVLPAEGARAFFVFGDSLVDNGNNNYLVTTARADSPPYGIDYPTRRPTGRFSNGYNIPDLISQALGAESTLAYLNPELRGEKLLVGANFASAGIGILNDTGIQFANIIRIYQQLGFFEQYQRRVSGLIGEDETIQLVNGALVLITLGGNDFVNNYFLTPITIRRLQFNLQDYSKYLISEYKKILMRLYDLGARRVLVTGTGPLGCVPAVLATRSRNGECAVEPQRAAAIFNPLLVQMIGALNQEIGSNVFVAVNAMEMQNDFITNPQAFGFITSKVACCGQGPYNGLGLCTVLSNLCPNRDVYAFWDPFHPTERANRFIVRTILTGSDKYMYPMNLSTIMALDSKT from the exons ATGTCTTCTCCCATTACCATTTTAGCTGTTCTCGTCGCCACCGTGGCGGTGGTGGTGCTGCCGGCGGAGGGCGCCCGTGCGTTCTTCGTGTTTGGCGACTCACTGGTGGATAACGGCAATAACAACTATTTGGTCACCACGGCCAGGGCGGACTCGCCGCCCTATGGCATTGATTACCCTACACGCCGCCCCACTGGCCGCTTCTCCAATGGATACAACATTCCGGATCTCataa gtcaAGCGCTTGGTGCAGAATCAACACTGGCCTACTTGAACCCCGAGTTGAGAGGGGAAAAACTGCTGGTTGGAGCAAACTTTGCCTCTGCAGGAATTGGAATTCTCAATGATACCGGGATTCAGTTT GCAAACATAATAAGGATCTACCAGCAGTTGGGGTTCTTCGAACAGTACCAGAGGCGGGTGAGTGGCCTAATTGGTGAAGACGAGACTATACAGCTTGTGAACGGGGCTCTTGTACTCATCACTCTGGGTGGCAATGACTTTGTCAACAATTACTTCCTTACCCCCATTACTATAAGAAGGCTTCAGTTTAATCTTCAGGACTACTCCAAGTATCTCATCTCTGAGTACAAGAAGATCTTAATG AGGCTATATGATCTGGGAGCGCGAAGGGTACTAGTAACTGGAACCGGACCGCTAGGCTGTGTGCCGGCGGTGCTTGCGACGAGGAGCAGAAATGGGGAGTGTGCGGTGGAGCCACAACGCGCGGCCGCCATATTCAACCCCCTTCTCGTCCAAATGATTGGAGCTCTGAATCAAGAGATCGGCTCCAATGTTTTTGTAGCCGTTAATGCAATGGAAATGCAGAACGATTTCATCACCAACCCTCAAGCCTTCG GTTTTATCACATCAAAGGTGGCGTGTTGCGGACAAGGGCCGTATAACGGGTTAGGACTATGCACAGTGCTGTCGAATCTGTGCCCGAATAGAGATGTGTACGCGTTCTGGGATCCATTCCATCCGACGGAGAGAGCCAACAGATTCATCGTACGAACGATATTAACGGGCTCGGACAAGTATATGTATCCCATGAACCTTAGCACCATCATGGCTCTCGATTCCAAGACctaa
- the LOC105165698 gene encoding tetraspanin-18 encodes MGTSSCQTFLAFILKCLNFLQAFVGVAMVIYSAYMLSQWQHRGDEFPPPAPSHDVSGIHLSADVVNHLNLALGDNALHVNFHSLPAPWFIYAFMGIGVIICCITCIGNIAAESINGCCLCSYALLTTVFLLLEVGLVALVAFDRHWKKDLPFDPTGELDNLMAFIEDNMDILKWVGIAILIIQALSLLFATILRSMVSSRDVDDDIEAEYDYSSREPLLIPRPSQACGSPRGDSDIWSSRMRQKYGLNTGDSKAQFIESKPVN; translated from the exons ATGGGAACGTCAAGTTGTCAAACATTTCTGGCATTCATCCTAAAATGCCTGAATTTTCTTCAGGCGTTTGTTGGTGTTGCAATGGTTATATACTCAGCCTATATGCTCAGCCAATGGCAGCACCGGGGGGATGAATTTCCTCCGCCTGCTCCGTCGCATGATGTGTCTGGAATTCATTTATCGGCTGATGTCGTCAATCATCTGAATTTGGCATTGGGCGACAATGCGCTCCATGTCAATTTCCACTCCCTCCCAGCTCCGTG GTTTATATATGCGTTTATGGGAATTGGAGTTATAATATGTTGTATAACTTGTATTGGAAACATAGCGGCGGAATCGATCAATGGCTGTTGCCTTTGCTCT TATGCTTTATTGACTACTGTATTTCTTCTACTGGAAGTGGGTTTGGTGGCTTTAGTTGCATTTGATCGCCACTGGAAAAAG GATCTCCCTTTTGACCCCACTGGAGAACTTGACAATCTGATGGCCTTCATTGAGGACAACATGGATATCCTTAAGTGGGTTGGCATTGCTATTCTTATAATACAG GCGTTATCCCTACTTTTTGCAACAATACTCAGATCCATGGTTTCAAGTCGGGATGTAGATGACGACATTGAAGCAGAGTATGATTATAGTTCGAGGGAGCCACTGCTTATTCCTCGTCCAAGCCAGGCATGTGGGTCACCTAGAGGTGATTCTGACATTTGGAGTTCAAGAATGAGACAGAAG TATGGGTTAAACACTGGTGACTCCAAAGCACAGTTTATTGAATCAAAACCCGTCAACTGA